The following are from one region of the Chromobacterium phragmitis genome:
- a CDS encoding surface-adhesin E family protein codes for MRIKAALWLMLALPAWVQPQPAADWVVYQDGAQLQLAIDGNALWLGKDGLVHFINQERFAKQRYEKSYRLHFYIRRTTGYADCKQYQYVFVGSEYFDKNNKHLFSTMFPVPRHAWKWQPVSQDSVAHTMMKVICDAAGSANQ; via the coding sequence ATGAGAATCAAAGCCGCGCTCTGGCTGATGTTGGCGCTGCCGGCATGGGTCCAGCCCCAGCCCGCCGCAGACTGGGTGGTGTATCAGGACGGCGCCCAGCTGCAGTTGGCGATAGACGGCAACGCGTTGTGGCTGGGCAAGGACGGGCTGGTGCATTTCATCAACCAGGAACGCTTCGCCAAGCAGCGCTACGAGAAATCGTACCGGCTTCATTTTTATATCCGACGCACCACCGGTTACGCCGATTGCAAGCAGTACCAGTACGTGTTTGTCGGTTCCGAGTATTTCGACAAGAACAACAAGCACCTGTTTTCCACCATGTTCCCGGTGCCGCGCCATGCGTGGAAGTGGCAGCCGGTGAGCCAGGATTCGGTCGCCCACACCATGATGAAGGTGATTTGCGACGCGGCCGGATCCGCGAACCAATAA